A genomic segment from Calypte anna isolate BGI_N300 unplaced genomic scaffold, bCalAnn1_v1.p scaffold_183_arrow_ctg1, whole genome shotgun sequence encodes:
- the LOC115600254 gene encoding olfactory receptor 14A16-like produces MSNSSSIRQFLLLAFADKRELQLLHFWLFLGIYLAALLGNGLIITTIACDHHLHTPMYFFLLNLSLLDLGSISTTLPKAVANSLWDKTDISYRGCAAQTFFFLFLIGGEFYLLTIMSYDRYVAICKPLHYGTLLGSRACVHMAAAAWGTGFLTALLHTANTFSLPLCQGNALDQFFCEIPQILKLSCSHSYLREIGLIVVSASLSFGCFVFIMVSYVEIFRAVLRIPSEQGRHKAFSTCLPHLAVVSLFVSTGVFAHLKPPSISSPSLDLVVAVLYSVVPPAVNPLIYSMRNQELKGALCKLMTGLIHK; encoded by the coding sequence atgtccaacagcagctccattaggcagttcctcctcctggcgTTTGCAGACAagcgggagctgcagctcttgcacttctggctcttcctgggcatctaccttgctgccctcctgggcaacggcctcatcatcaccaccatcgcctgtgaccaccacctccacacccccatgtacttcttcctcctcaacctctccctcctcgacctgggatccatctccaccactctgcccaaagccgTGGCCAATTCTCTCTGGGACAAGACGGACATCTCCTACAgaggatgtgctgcacagacctttttctttctctttttgattGGTGGGgagttttatctcctgaccatcatgtcctacgaccgctacgtggccatctgcaaacccctgcactacgggaccctcctgggcagcagagcttgtgtccacatggcagcagctgcctggggcactgggtttctcactgctctgctgcacacagccaatacattttccctgcccctctgccagggcaatgccctggaccagtttttctgtgaaatcccccagatcctcaagctctcctgctcacactcctacctcagggaaattGGGCTTATTGTGGTCAGTGCCTCTTTATcatttggttgttttgttttcatcatggtgtcctatgtggagatcttcagggctgtgttgaggatcccctctgagcagggaaggcacaaagccttttccacgtgcctccctcacctggctgtggtcTCCCTGTTTGTCAGCACTGGCGTCTTTGCCcacctgaagcccccctccatctcctccccatctctgGACCTGGTCGTGGCAgttctgtactcggtggttcctccagcagtgaaccctctcatctacagcatgaggaaccaggagctcaagggtgcTTTGTGTAAACTGATGACAGGATTGATTCATAAGTAA